A single Clostridia bacterium DNA region contains:
- the kdsA gene encoding 3-deoxy-8-phosphooctulonate synthase, producing the protein MIENFQVGNVTVGSGELFLIAGPCVIESEEHALKMANSIAGVCTALHLPYIFKASYDKANRTSIRSFRGPGMDDGLRILASVAKSVGVPVLTDVHDAHDVERVAEAVDVLQIPAFLCRQTDLLVAAAKSGRAVNIKKGQFVSPWDMQHAVAKIRESGNDRVFLTERGSSFGYNNLVVDMRSLAIMREFAPVVFDATHSVQLPSAGDGAQSGGQPQFIPVLSRAAVAAGIDGIFMEVHDNPAQAKSDGANALDLKNLRGVLQQLIAVHAAANMRTE; encoded by the coding sequence ATGATCGAAAACTTCCAGGTTGGAAACGTTACTGTCGGCTCCGGCGAACTGTTCCTCATTGCCGGTCCGTGCGTTATTGAGAGCGAAGAGCACGCTTTGAAGATGGCAAATTCTATTGCTGGCGTTTGCACGGCTCTGCACCTGCCCTACATCTTCAAAGCTTCGTACGACAAAGCGAATCGCACTTCCATTCGCAGTTTTCGCGGACCGGGCATGGATGATGGATTGCGGATTCTCGCCAGCGTTGCGAAGAGTGTTGGTGTTCCCGTGCTGACCGATGTCCACGATGCGCACGATGTAGAGCGCGTGGCGGAAGCGGTGGATGTGCTGCAAATTCCGGCGTTCCTGTGCCGACAGACCGACTTGCTTGTAGCGGCGGCAAAGTCCGGGCGAGCGGTGAACATCAAGAAGGGTCAGTTCGTTTCGCCGTGGGATATGCAACACGCGGTGGCCAAGATCCGCGAGAGTGGCAATGACCGCGTTTTTCTGACGGAGCGGGGATCGAGCTTCGGCTACAACAATCTCGTTGTTGATATGCGTTCGTTGGCAATCATGCGTGAGTTCGCGCCAGTGGTGTTCGACGCTACCCATAGCGTGCAACTTCCCTCTGCGGGCGATGGAGCCCAGAGTGGTGGACAGCCGCAGTTCATCCCTGTGCTTTCGCGGGCGGCGGTTGCGGCCGGAATCGACGGCATATTCATGGAAGTTCATGACAACCCCGCGCAGGCGAAGTCGGATGGGGCAAACGCGCTTGACCTGAAGAATCTACGCGGCGTATTGCAACAACTGATCGCCGTGCACGCAGCGGCGAACATGCGGACGGAATAG